The DNA region CATGGGCTTCCCGGCCGACGGCTCCACTTCCGCCTTCCGCACCGCGGGCGAGCACCCCCGGCGCCCTGGGCTGACGAACCCGAACGCCGCCTGGTACTACCCCAGCCCCGGCCCACCGGCCCGGAAGATCAAGACCACGTGGCGTTCTGGCGGGGCGTACGGGTGGAGGGCTCGCCGGAGCCGGAGGAGCCCGCGCGCGAGGGGGTCAGCGACGGGTGAGATGCCGGAAGGCGACGACGGCTTGCAGAGAGGCGGCCGGCCGAAGCAGTACGGGGCGCGGACGCTCGGGCATCGTGCCGCGCCGCAGCGCGAGACCGGTGACCGTGACGACGGGAAGCGCCCAGGCCGCGACCGCCGCCAGCCGTACCCCGCGGCTGGGCTCGTGGCGCAGGGTGAGCCACGTCCAGTAGGCGGCGTCGGCGAAGGTGTCGGCGTAGTCCCCGAACGGGGAGACCGTGCCCTGACGGCGGGCGAGGCGTCCGTCGGCGAGGTCGAGGCCGATCGCCAACGCCCCGGAGGCCCGGCCGGCTCCGCCGGGCAGGGCGGGGAGGTTGGCGCGCAGCAGCGTCAGGACATCTGCGGTGGCCAGGCGGGTGCGGTGTTCCAGGAGCCCCAGGTGCAGGATGGACAGTGCCCAGCTGGTGATCACCCAGCGCCGTCCGGGCCGTCTGCCGGCGGCCGCCGCGCACAGGACGCCGTGCAGGACGGTGAGCTCGGCCAGAGCCCGCGGGCGGCGGGCGGCCTGGTGCATCGACCGGCGGGCGGCGTGATCGAGGAAGCGTACGAGGGCTACCGGGGCGGGGCGCCGCTCGCGCAGTTCGCTCAGCAGCGCGATCGTGGCGGCGCGGCTGTCGGTCATCTCGGCTACGGACTGCTGCACGTTCCTCCGTCCTCCGCATCGTGATGCCGCTCAGGTTAGGGGTCGACCACGCGGGGAAACGGTGAGCACGCTCACTGATCGCCCGGGCAGCCGGCCGTAGCGTCGGCAGGGAGAGGCGACATACGCGTGGAGAGGTGTGAGCGATGGCGTGGACGGGTGCTCTGGCGGCGGCCGCGGTGGCGGGTGCGGGCGCCGCGGCCGGGTATGTGGGGCTGGTGACCGGGGCCGTGCCCCTGGACCTGGGGGTCGGCCGGCGCACCCGGAGGCTGGGACCGCAGACCCTCGACGTCGCAGCGCCTCGCGAGGTGGTGTTCGACGTCGTCGCCCAGCCGTACCTGGACAGGACCACACGGGCGATGCGCGAGAAGGTCCGGGTCCTTGAGCGTGGCTCCGACATGGTGCTCGCCGCTCATCGCACACCGGTCGCCGGTGGGCGGCTGACGGCGACGACGGTGGAGACGGTGCGGTTCACCCGCCCGGCGCGGGTCGACTTCCGTCTCGTGCGCGGGCCGGTGCCCTCCGTCACCGAGTCGTTCGTGCTCACGGAGCGCGAGTCCGGTACGCGGCTGGTGTACGAGGGCGAGCTCGCCACGGACCTGTGGCGGGCCGGCCAGTGGTGGGGCGGACTGGTCGCGCCACGGTGGGAAGCCACGGTCGCCGCGTCGCTGGCCACGATCGGCCAGGAAGCCGAGCGACGGGCGAGGGCTGCCTGATCCGGGCAAGGCCACGGGAGGGGCGCCGGGTGAGTGATCGGGGTCACTCACCCGGCTACGTATCCGGCCGCCATGCCGTCACGTCGTACGAGGGTGTACGACCACCCACCGCGCAAGGAGCCCTGAAGCGATGCCCCAGCCCTGTCCGTCGCCCCTGCCCGGCGGTCTTCCGCAGCCCACGCTGAACGCCGCCCAGGCCGCGCACCGTGAATTCCTGGCCGCTCTTGAACCGCTGCGGGGTGAGTTGTTCCGGTACTGCCGTCGTCTGACGGGCAGCGTGTGGGACGCCGAGGACCTGGTTCAGGAGGCACTCGTCCGGGCGTTCACCCGGGCCGCGCAGACTCATCAGCCGATCGAGCGGCCGATGGCGTGGCTGGTGCGGATCGCGACGAACGCCTACCTCGACCAGGTCCGCCGCCCGGCCCCACTTCTCGTGGAACCGGCCGAGCGCGCCGCCCCGGCCGCATCCGACCCCGCCGAGGTCCGGGACGCGCTCACGGAGATGACCATCCTCCTCGCGCCCCAGGAGCGCGCCGCCCTCGTCCTCAAGGACGTCTTCGACCTGCCGTTGAAGGAGATCGCCGCCCTGCTGAGCACCACCGAGGGGGCGGTCAAGGCCGCACTGCACCGTGGCCGGCGGCGCCTGGCCGACCCGGATCGGACCACCGCGCTCGCCCGCCGCACGGCTCCCGACCGGGACACCCTCGACGCCCTCGCAGCGGCGTTCACCGCCTACGACCTGGACGGGCTGACCAAGCTCTTCGTCGAGCACGCGGTCAGCGACGTCATCGGCGTGGCCCACGAGGTCGGCCGGGACCAGATCGCCGCCGGCTCACTGCACCACACCCTGCGCTTGGAGACCTCCGTCGTCTGGCGTTCCGAAGTCCGGGAGCTGGACGGCGATCCGCTGGTCCTGATGTGGGCCACGCCGGCCGACGGCAGCGGCCCCGAGGCGGTCGAGGACGTCCTGCGCGCGGAGACGGCCGTCGGCGGCATCACACGCCTGCGCTGGTACTACTTCTGCCCCGACGTCGTGAAGGACGTCGGGGACCGACTGGGCGTCCCCGTCCGGACCCACGGCTATCACGTGTAGTCCCCCGGCCACGCCGAGCACACCCGCAGGGCACACGGGGCCCCGCCCTCAGACGTCCTGGCGCAGGTCGGCGAGGGCGTCCTCGACCCCGCGGTGGAAGGTGGGCTAGGCGAACATCATGTGGCGGAGCCGGTCGACGGGGATCTCGTTCTGGACGGCGACACCCAGTCCGTAGAGGACTTCGCCGCCGGCCGGTCCGGCGGAGGTGGCTCCGAGGAGGACGCCGCGGTCGATGTCCTCGACCTCCGTCACCCGCATATGCCCGTCCACCGGCGCGAAGTCCGCGTGCCCCCATCCCGATCACCACGGCGTCGACTTCCCGCTCCTGCGCCATGCACGCCTCCTCGTTCCGCCCCATTCAGGGCATAAGCCACATTCATCCTTGATCATTGCGTATAAGGAGGGAGGGTTCGGTGAGCGCGCTTACCGTTCCCGTCCTCCTTCGGGGCCTACGTTCGTCGCATGGTTCTGCGGATCGCGCTCGGTGCGGTGTACACGGCCGTTTCGGTGGTGTGGAGCGTGCCGGCGGTGCAGACGTTCGCCCGAGAGGAGTTCTGCCATGACCCAGGCACCGGCACCCCGGCGCAAGGTGGACCGGGACGAGGTGTTCGTTGAGTTCACCAAGTCAATCTGCCCGCTGTGCAAGACGCCTGTCGACGCGCAGGTCAACATCCGCGAGGACAAGGTCTACCTCCGCAAGCGCTGTCGCGAGCACGGCGAGTTCGAGGCGCTGGTGTACGGGGACGCCGAGGAGTACCTGTCCTCGGCCCGCTTCAACAAGCCCGGCACCATCCCGCTCACCTTCCAGACCGAGGTGAAGGACGGCTGTCCGCTCGACTGCGGCCTGTGCCCGGAGCACAAGCAGCACGCCTGCCTCGGCATCATCGAGGTCAACACGGCCTGCAACCTGGACTGTCCGATCTGCTTCGCCGACTCCGGCCACCAGCCGGACGGATACTCGATCACCCACGAGCAGTGCGAGCGGATGCTCGATGCCTTCGTGGCCTCCGAGGGTGAGGCGGAGGTGGTGATGTTCTCGGGCGGCGAGCCGACGATCCACAAGCACATCCTCGACTTCATCGACCTCGCCCAGAACCGGCCGATCAGAAACGTCACCCTCAACACCAACGGCATCCGTCTCGCCACCGACAAGGACTTCGTCGCCGAACTCGGCAAGCGCAATCAGCTCCCCGGCAGGTCGGTGAACATCTACCTCCAGTTCGACGGCTTCGAAGAACGCACCCACCTGGAGATCCGGGGCCGGGACCTGCGTACGTTCAAGCAGCAGGCCCTGGACAACTGCGCCGAGCACGGGCTGACGGTCACCCTGGTCGCCGCCGTCGAGCGGGGCCTCAACGAGCACGAACTCGGCGCGATCATCGAGTACGGCATCGATCACCCGGCCGTACGCTCGGTAGCCTTCCAGCCGGTCACCCACTCCGGCCGGCACGTGGAGTTCGACCCGCTGAACCGGCTCACCAACCCCGACGTCATCCGGCTCATCAACGAACAGCGGCCCGGCTGGTTCCAGCAGGGCGACTTCTTCCCCGTCCCGTGCTGCTTCCCCACCTGCCGCTCCATCACCTACCTGCTGGTCGACGGCGAACCGGGCGACCGCACCGTCGTGCCCATCCCCCGGCTGCTGAACGTCGAGGACTACCTCGACTACGTCACCAACCGCGTCATGCCCGACGCCGGCATCCGAGAGGCTCTGGAGAAGCTCTGGTCCGCCTCCGCGTTCATGGGGACGGAGACCACCGAGGAGAAGCTACGGGCGACGGCCGATGCCCTGGACTGCGCCGACACGTGCGGCATCGACCTGCCCGAAGCCGTGAAACAGCTGAACGACAAGGCGTTCATGATCGTCGTACAGGACTTCCAGGACCCCTACACCCTCAACGTCAAGCAGCTTATGAAGTGCTGCGTCGAGGAGATCACCCCCGACGGACGCCTCATCCCCTTCTGCGCCTACAACTCCGTCGGCTACCGCGAACAGGTCCGGGCCGAGATGTCCGGCGTCCCCGTAGCCCCGGTCGCCCCCAACGCCCTGCCGCTCGCCGGCCGGCTCGCCCCGACACCGTACGGCTCCAAGACCGCCAAGGAAGTCCACGATGGACAGTGAACAGGTCAAATCCTGCTGCGCCGCGTACTCCTCCGACGTCGTCGCCCTGCTGCTCGGCGATGCCTACCACCCCGGCGGCACCGCGCTGACCCGACGCCTCGCCGACGCTCTCGCCCTGCCCGAGAGCAGCAGGGTCCTCGACGTCGCCTCCGGACGGGGCACCACCGCCCTGCTCCTCGCCGATGTCTACGGCTGCGAGGTCGACGGCGTGGACTACGCGCCGGCGAACACCGCCCTCGCCCAGGGTGCCGCGCAGGCCGCCGGCCTCGCCGGCCGGGCCCGGTTCGCCACCGGGGACGCCGAGCACCTCCCGTACGAGGGCGGCTCCTTCGACGCGGTGGTGTGCGAGTGCGCCCTGTGCACCTTCCCCGACAAGGCCCGCGCCGCAGCCGAGTTCGCCCGCGTGCTCAGGCCCGGTGGCCGGCTCGGCATCACCGGCGTCACCGCCGACGCCGACCGCCTGCCGCCCGAACTCACCGGCCTCGGCGCCCGCATCGCCTGCATCGCCGACGCCCGGCCTCTCTCCCAGTACGTGGAGATCCTGGCCGGCGCCGGACTGCGCACCCTACACACCGAGCACCACGACCGGGCGATGCTCCGGATGATCGACCAGATCGAGGCCCGCCTGAACCTGCTGCGCATGACCGCACCCGCCAGGCTCACCACGGCGGGCATCGACCTCGACGCCGCCCCCGCCGTCCTGCGGGCAGCCCGGACAGCCGTGGCGGACGGCGCTCTCGGATACGCCTTGCTGGTCGCTGTCCAGGAAGGCTCTCGCAGCGGCTGAGCGCGCGACGGGTCAGGCTCGGTCCGTGAGAGGTGCCTCATGAAGACGGCGCGCCTGCGCGTCGTGGTCGCTCACTTGGGCGGCAGACCCGCGGCGAACGCGTGGCCTCGGTCGACCCATTCGGCGAGGTCCTCGTCTTCGGTGAGGACGGAGGCGTCGACAACGACCCAGCCACGCATGGGGCGGCCGGTGAAGTCGAAGATCCTTGCCCCGGGGCGCGCGAGGGCGGCGTCGGTGGCCTCGGGGCCGACGCGGACCATCAGGTCGTCGCCGATGACACCCACAGTCATGTTGCCGGCGTGCAGGAAGGCCAGGCCGCCGAACATCCGCTTCTCCGTGACGGCGGAGTCCACGCCCAGGTGGGCCCGGATCCGTTCCGCCAGTCCCTCGTCGAATGCCATGTCCGTCCTCGCGCTCAGCCCTGCGGCTTGCCCAGCCGCAGCTCCAGGTCCCGCAGGTCCTTGACCAGTGATGATCGCACCTTGCGCGCCATGAGCGGCGCGGCAAGACCGTACAGGCCGGACGCGTCACCCCGTACGCGGATCCGGGCGAGCGTGCCGCCGCCCGGGTCCGGGTCGAATGTGTAGGTCACATGCATGGGCATCGGCCCGGCGACGGAGACCATGTCAAGGAGCCGCGGCGGTTCGTGGGCGGCGACGCGCAGCACATAGTCGATCCGCCTGCCCAGGAAGTACGCGGTACGGGTCACCTCGGCACCGACCCCGAAGCCGCCACCTTCGGCCTCTCGCGTCAGCTCCGCCACACGGATGCCCTGGGTCCACTCCGCGTCGTGACGCCAGTCCATCGCGTAGGCGGCCACCCGCTCAGGAGGCAGCGGGATCAGCCGCTCCGCGGTCACGTCCATGCCCATCAACTGCCCCGATCTCCCGCCGACACCTCCATGGACCCACCTCGACCGGGCACCGGCAACCGGAGTCGACGCGCGGGATCTACCGGCACGTAGGTAAGCGCGCTCACATACCCGCCGTTGGTGTCCTCGTAGCGTCGTGGGTGAGAGCGACAGAGCCCACCATGAGACGGGATGATCACGATGACCACGGCCGCACAGATATCCCCCAAGATCGCGGCAATTCCGGTCCACGCCCTGTGGGGTGCGGCGGCCGGACTCGTCGGCGGTATCGGGTTCGGCATCTGGATGTCCGTGTCCCGACCGATCATGGACACCGCGATGATCACGATGGTCGCCGGTCTCCTCGGCTCGACCAACGCCTTCGTGGGCTGGCTCGTCCACCTCGCGATCTCCCTGACGGCCGGCATCGTCTTCGGCGTCGTCTTCGGCCACCTCGCCCAGCGGTTCCCGCCCGCGGCCCTCCTCGGCCTGTTCTACGGCGCGGTGTGGTGGACCCTCGGCGCCCTGTGGATCATGCCGGCCAACATGGGCATGCCCGTGTTCGAATGGAACGACGTCACCGCCTCAAGCTTCGGCGGCCACCTCGTCTTCGGTCTCCTGACCGGAATCACCTTCGCCGGCATCGCCCATACGGCGGGCGGGCGCACCGGACGGACCACGGCATGACACCCCGCCCGCCGGCGTCGAAGCCCGCGGCCGGCCTCCCGGGCGGCTGCTGTCTTGCCGACAGCGCAGACACGCTGGCCGGCCCGCCGTGGGGAGCAGCGCCCCCGCCGTGGGCACCGGGACGACGCGAGGGGCCCCACCTCATGAACCCGACCGGTGACGACGCCGGGAAGACCTGGTGCATCTCCGAGATCGACATCTTCCGGGACCTGAGCGAGGCGGAGATGGACGCCATCGCCGCCGCGGCGCCCATGAAGGCCTACAGCGCGGGCGAACTGCTCTACTCCCCCGCTCAACCCTCCGAGGTGCTGTTCATCCTCAAGAAGGGCCGGGTCCGCGTCTTCCGGGTCTCCGCCGAGGGCCGCGCTCTGACCTGCGCGATCATCACTCCCGGCACTATCTTCGGCGAGATGGTGCTGCTCGGACAGCGTATGTACGACAACTACGCCGAAGCCCTCGACGACGTCACCGTCTGCGTCATGAGCCGCGCCGACGTCCACCGCTTCCTGCTGGCCGACGCCCGCATCTCCGCCCGCATCACCGAGATCCTCGGCCGCCGCCTCGCCGACCTCGAACAACGCCTGTCCGACACCGTGTTCAAGAATGTCGCTCAGCGCATCGCCACCTCCCTGCTCACGCTCACCGCGGCCCAACGCCCGGCCGGCCCCCTGCGGCCCGGTGCGCGCCACCCACAGATCGCCTTGACCCACGAGCAGCTCGCGGCACTGGCCGGCACCTCGCGCGAGACCGCCACCAAGGTCCTCCACGAGTTCGCCGACCGCGGTCTGCTCCGACAGGCCCGCGGCCGCATCACGGTCCTGGCCCCCGACCAGCTGCGCGACGAGGCCGGATAGCCTCCCCGGCATCGAGCTGCTCAACGTCGCAGGCCCGACCGCCCGCTCGTCACCGGCGATCCGGATCCGATCTTCATCCGGGAAGGCCGCCTGTGGAGCTGCGCCGGCATCGCCTCGGGAATGGACATGGCCCTGGCCATGGTCACCGAGGACCACGGCCCGGAACGCGCCCTGGCCACCGCCCGCACGATGGTCATGTACGTCAATCGCGCCGGCGGTCAGAGTCAGTTCTGCGCCCCGCTCGCACCTCCTGCGGCGCCCGGCGACCGGCTGGACGACCGGCACCACTCCGGCCGCGTACGTCGAGTCCGTCCGGCTGGAGGCCGCCCGCCGGCAACTCCAGGACAGCGACCACGGCCTGCCCGAGATCGCCGCGCTCAGCGGCCTCGGCTCCGTGGGGACGGCTCCCCGTCCGCGCGGAGAACACCACGACCTGACGGCAGCCGATCTGCCCCTGCGTACCCGTCGGCGACGAGCGCCTGCCCAGCCCGTGTCAGGTGCGGGCGAGCGCCGCGGCGCCGAAGGAGACGTCGAACCGGTCGCACCAGATGCTGACGCTCGGGTACGCCGACCAGTCGACGTCGGCGGGCAGTGCGTAGTTCTGGTCGCCCTTGTTGCCCTTCAGCTTGGCGAGGTTGACGTACTTCCCGTCGTCGAAGACGTCCCAGCCCGCCTTGCCCTCCTTCACCGGGGCATCGCTCAGCCAGACGCGCAGGTCGGGGCCGTTGCTCGTGTCCAGGCCCTCGAGGCGGAGCGTGTGGGTGCCGTCGGCGAGCCGAACGACCTTCACCACACCCTTGGTGGCGTGCTCGTGGCTGATGAAGCTGCCCTGTGCGACCGTGACCGGGCCGGACGGTGCCCGGGAGGCCGACGCGGAGGGCGGCGCACCCTTCGTCGGCGCCGGTGAGGTCGCGTTCGGGCTCGGGTTCGGGCTCGGGTTCGCGGAGGGCAGCGCCTCGTTCACCGTCTCGTCCACCCACAGCGCCCACGGCTTGAACCACAGCAGCCCGGCCACCGCCACCACCAGACCCACGACGACCCCCGCGCCCCACCGCTGTCTCCTCGTGACGCGCCCCACGACGCCCCCCTCTTCCGTGTCCGATGTTCGCCTTCGTCCGCCATCCAAGGCGATCGAACGCACGCGGGACAGCCCCGGCCCGATGACGAAAGCCTTACGTCATCGGGCCAGGGCTCGTAGGAGGCGCCGCGTCCACAGCGCGTCAGGCTGCGACGGGGGCGACGTTGGCGTTCCGGTGGAAGACGTTCTCCGGGTCGTACTTGGACTTGATACGGGCCAGCCGCTGGTACTTCTGCGGCCCGTAGGAGGCCCGGACGCGGTCCTCCTCGATCTCGGTCATGAAGTTGACGTAGCCGCCGGGGCCGACCGCGT from Streptomyces fradiae includes:
- a CDS encoding CDP-alcohol phosphatidyltransferase family protein, whose protein sequence is MQQSVAEMTDSRAATIALLSELRERRPAPVALVRFLDHAARRSMHQAARRPRALAELTVLHGVLCAAAAGRRPGRRWVITSWALSILHLGLLEHRTRLATADVLTLLRANLPALPGGAGRASGALAIGLDLADGRLARRQGTVSPFGDYADTFADAAYWTWLTLRHEPSRGVRLAAVAAWALPVVTVTGLALRRGTMPERPRPVLLRPAASLQAVVAFRHLTRR
- a CDS encoding SRPBCC family protein is translated as MAWTGALAAAAVAGAGAAAGYVGLVTGAVPLDLGVGRRTRRLGPQTLDVAAPREVVFDVVAQPYLDRTTRAMREKVRVLERGSDMVLAAHRTPVAGGRLTATTVETVRFTRPARVDFRLVRGPVPSVTESFVLTERESGTRLVYEGELATDLWRAGQWWGGLVAPRWEATVAASLATIGQEAERRARAA
- a CDS encoding sigma-70 family RNA polymerase sigma factor, with protein sequence MPQPCPSPLPGGLPQPTLNAAQAAHREFLAALEPLRGELFRYCRRLTGSVWDAEDLVQEALVRAFTRAAQTHQPIERPMAWLVRIATNAYLDQVRRPAPLLVEPAERAAPAASDPAEVRDALTEMTILLAPQERAALVLKDVFDLPLKEIAALLSTTEGAVKAALHRGRRRLADPDRTTALARRTAPDRDTLDALAAAFTAYDLDGLTKLFVEHAVSDVIGVAHEVGRDQIAAGSLHHTLRLETSVVWRSEVRELDGDPLVLMWATPADGSGPEAVEDVLRAETAVGGITRLRWYYFCPDVVKDVGDRLGVPVRTHGYHV
- a CDS encoding radical SAM protein, translated to MTQAPAPRRKVDRDEVFVEFTKSICPLCKTPVDAQVNIREDKVYLRKRCREHGEFEALVYGDAEEYLSSARFNKPGTIPLTFQTEVKDGCPLDCGLCPEHKQHACLGIIEVNTACNLDCPICFADSGHQPDGYSITHEQCERMLDAFVASEGEAEVVMFSGGEPTIHKHILDFIDLAQNRPIRNVTLNTNGIRLATDKDFVAELGKRNQLPGRSVNIYLQFDGFEERTHLEIRGRDLRTFKQQALDNCAEHGLTVTLVAAVERGLNEHELGAIIEYGIDHPAVRSVAFQPVTHSGRHVEFDPLNRLTNPDVIRLINEQRPGWFQQGDFFPVPCCFPTCRSITYLLVDGEPGDRTVVPIPRLLNVEDYLDYVTNRVMPDAGIREALEKLWSASAFMGTETTEEKLRATADALDCADTCGIDLPEAVKQLNDKAFMIVVQDFQDPYTLNVKQLMKCCVEEITPDGRLIPFCAYNSVGYREQVRAEMSGVPVAPVAPNALPLAGRLAPTPYGSKTAKEVHDGQ
- a CDS encoding class I SAM-dependent methyltransferase; the protein is MDSEQVKSCCAAYSSDVVALLLGDAYHPGGTALTRRLADALALPESSRVLDVASGRGTTALLLADVYGCEVDGVDYAPANTALAQGAAQAAGLAGRARFATGDAEHLPYEGGSFDAVVCECALCTFPDKARAAAEFARVLRPGGRLGITGVTADADRLPPELTGLGARIACIADARPLSQYVEILAGAGLRTLHTEHHDRAMLRMIDQIEARLNLLRMTAPARLTTAGIDLDAAPAVLRAARTAVADGALGYALLVAVQEGSRSG
- a CDS encoding TfoX/Sxy family protein translates to MAFDEGLAERIRAHLGVDSAVTEKRMFGGLAFLHAGNMTVGVIGDDLMVRVGPEATDAALARPGARIFDFTGRPMRGWVVVDASVLTEDEDLAEWVDRGHAFAAGLPPK
- a CDS encoding SRPBCC family protein, with the protein product MGMDVTAERLIPLPPERVAAYAMDWRHDAEWTQGIRVAELTREAEGGGFGVGAEVTRTAYFLGRRIDYVLRVAAHEPPRLLDMVSVAGPMPMHVTYTFDPDPGGGTLARIRVRGDASGLYGLAAPLMARKVRSSLVKDLRDLELRLGKPQG
- a CDS encoding Crp/Fnr family transcriptional regulator; this translates as MNPTGDDAGKTWCISEIDIFRDLSEAEMDAIAAAAPMKAYSAGELLYSPAQPSEVLFILKKGRVRVFRVSAEGRALTCAIITPGTIFGEMVLLGQRMYDNYAEALDDVTVCVMSRADVHRFLLADARISARITEILGRRLADLEQRLSDTVFKNVAQRIATSLLTLTAAQRPAGPLRPGARHPQIALTHEQLAALAGTSRETATKVLHEFADRGLLRQARGRITVLAPDQLRDEAG
- a CDS encoding DM13 domain-containing protein — its product is MGRVTRRQRWGAGVVVGLVVAVAGLLWFKPWALWVDETVNEALPSANPSPNPSPNATSPAPTKGAPPSASASRAPSGPVTVAQGSFISHEHATKGVVKVVRLADGTHTLRLEGLDTSNGPDLRVWLSDAPVKEGKAGWDVFDDGKYVNLAKLKGNKGDQNYALPADVDWSAYPSVSIWCDRFDVSFGAAALART